Proteins encoded in a region of the Spongiibacter tropicus DSM 19543 genome:
- a CDS encoding metallophosphoesterase family protein — protein MIFSPRKRNIAGGLLLAAAISACSSDDDNNNSQRDAAGDPPETSTPAEPFVIGLLPDTQGGSDAQGQAHVAMHPMQAVLAHQANEGVDMVIAVGDLTDKGSSIEWAEWTSVADTYRDQGIEFMPVMGNHEMNYAYTTEWIATMRNYIPDDAVHMPGYEWVNYYVVRDNVLVIGLAYYNLPLAISWIKDVVADTADRVDHIVVASHDGLIGAKYGQTREQIVEGTKGDDWVFSVQKDIREFFSEHDVIYVQGHEHQYQRSLVSATTMQTTLPASSTPSGGNYQMGAYTQIMAGNASYKGYEFRYGERELVQAIVAQKNATFSEGNGSDHFDVNSALLQFEGDRVDYRAYYAEHQATSNAPDQAFTADWQLMDKFSRGKNRCETLIYPNSIPEGTRSVLVFQPEYITDICLADDGSSAQLVGGVNNTFNRTDSRTRDMEFVPGFTRAESLMDLTRLAYQWLYQYHESWTPNLNNLYRVVPDENENVLLIPETTIDLKEHVTMSWQPALADTASDRLIISGMQNQTGVYQGAYGGLKQMDVDTGLAFSQPDGSAKAPKLLPATATQSWNIANAAADRYAVQFQMPEGMEATGVILATRDADQWQALSDEACIVDGAWSQDYLDTAPPSLADGCDDEKLLGYDASQRAWWAVLDRDVELALITR, from the coding sequence ATGATTTTCTCTCCACGCAAGCGAAATATTGCAGGCGGTTTGCTGCTTGCTGCCGCGATCAGCGCCTGTAGCTCAGATGACGATAATAACAACTCACAGCGAGACGCCGCCGGTGATCCACCCGAGACGAGCACGCCCGCAGAGCCCTTTGTTATCGGCCTTCTGCCAGACACTCAGGGTGGCTCTGACGCACAGGGTCAGGCGCATGTTGCCATGCACCCGATGCAAGCGGTGTTGGCGCATCAGGCGAACGAAGGTGTCGACATGGTTATTGCCGTCGGTGACCTTACGGATAAAGGCAGCTCGATTGAGTGGGCTGAGTGGACATCCGTTGCCGATACCTATCGCGATCAGGGTATTGAGTTCATGCCGGTGATGGGAAATCACGAGATGAACTATGCCTACACCACGGAATGGATCGCCACGATGCGCAACTACATTCCGGACGACGCCGTGCATATGCCGGGTTACGAGTGGGTCAACTACTATGTTGTTCGCGATAATGTGTTGGTTATCGGTCTGGCCTACTACAACCTGCCACTGGCGATTAGCTGGATTAAAGATGTTGTGGCCGATACGGCAGACCGTGTTGATCACATTGTGGTGGCCAGCCACGATGGGCTTATCGGGGCGAAATACGGTCAAACTCGCGAGCAAATCGTTGAGGGAACCAAAGGCGACGATTGGGTCTTCAGTGTTCAGAAAGATATCCGCGAGTTTTTCTCTGAGCACGACGTGATTTATGTGCAGGGGCATGAGCACCAGTACCAGCGTTCGCTGGTCTCTGCGACCACGATGCAGACGACGCTTCCTGCGAGTTCAACGCCGTCAGGCGGCAACTATCAAATGGGCGCGTACACCCAGATTATGGCGGGTAACGCGTCTTATAAAGGCTATGAGTTCCGCTATGGCGAGCGCGAGCTGGTGCAGGCCATCGTGGCTCAGAAAAACGCCACCTTCAGCGAAGGTAACGGTTCTGACCACTTCGACGTGAACTCGGCATTGCTGCAGTTTGAAGGAGACCGTGTCGATTATCGCGCCTATTACGCCGAGCATCAGGCTACGAGCAATGCGCCTGATCAGGCATTCACGGCTGACTGGCAGTTGATGGATAAATTCTCGCGTGGCAAGAATCGCTGCGAAACACTGATTTATCCTAACTCTATTCCGGAAGGGACGCGGTCGGTTCTGGTTTTCCAGCCGGAATATATCACTGACATTTGTCTCGCTGATGACGGGTCGAGTGCGCAGCTGGTGGGTGGGGTGAATAACACCTTTAACCGTACTGACAGCCGGACCCGTGATATGGAATTTGTACCGGGGTTCACTCGTGCGGAAAGCCTGATGGATCTGACACGGCTCGCATATCAGTGGCTATACCAGTACCACGAGAGCTGGACGCCGAACCTGAACAACCTCTATCGCGTGGTGCCGGATGAAAACGAAAATGTTCTGCTCATTCCGGAAACCACCATCGACTTGAAAGAGCACGTCACCATGAGCTGGCAACCGGCGCTTGCCGACACTGCCAGCGATCGCCTGATTATCAGCGGCATGCAGAATCAGACCGGTGTCTATCAGGGCGCCTATGGCGGCCTCAAGCAGATGGATGTCGATACGGGCTTGGCGTTCTCGCAGCCGGATGGCAGTGCCAAGGCTCCGAAGTTATTGCCAGCAACGGCGACACAAAGCTGGAATATTGCTAACGCCGCGGCGGATCGCTATGCGGTTCAATTCCAGATGCCCGAGGGCATGGAGGCGACCGGGGTTATCCTTGCAACGCGCGATGCAGATCAGTGGCAGGCGTTGAGTGATGAGGCCTGTATTGTCGACGGCGCATGGAGTCAGGATTATCTCGATACGGCGCCCCCGAGTCTGGCCGATGGCTGTGATGACGAGAAACTGTTGGGCTATGACGCGTCGCAGCGCGCCTGGTGGGCCGTATTGGACCGCGATGTCGAGCTGGCACTGATTACGCGATAA